A genome region from Nitrospinota bacterium includes the following:
- a CDS encoding prepilin-type N-terminal cleavage/methylation domain-containing protein has protein sequence MMIKMRRDIKNAGKALRGEKGFTLIELLIVIAIIGILAAIALPNLLGRRQAAQEAATRADLRAATTDYTSKAIDNDLANFSAATYGVAVASAYDATTGAFQLSKNGLTIDQNGAITGTFTPP, from the coding sequence ATGATGATAAAGATGAGAAGGGATATCAAGAATGCGGGTAAGGCTCTAAGGGGAGAGAAAGGCTTTACCTTAATCGAGCTCCTCATTGTTATCGCTATTATTGGTATCCTAGCAGCGATTGCTCTCCCTAATCTTCTAGGCAGGAGGCAGGCTGCGCAGGAGGCAGCAACCAGGGCTGACCTGAGGGCTGCAACAACCGACTATACTTCTAAGGCCATTGATAATGATTTGGCAAATTTTAGTGCGGCTACCTATGGGGTTGCGGTTGCTTCTGCCTATGATGCAACAACGGGTGCCTTTCAGCTTTCTAAAAATGGTCTCACCATTGACCAGAATGGAGCGATTACCGGAACGTTTACTCCTCCATAA
- the serS gene encoding serine--tRNA ligase: MLDIKFIKENIGLIEEKNKERGLDCANLRDIIKKDEMRRSYIKERDELNHKKRITSEKIGRLRKDKDTDKKELDNLMETSKNTSERLKELEDIIRRYDEDIKKGLLLIPNTPHESVPVGAGSEDNVEMKRWGNPPSFNFEPKSHVDIGENLEILDFKSGSKIAGTRFVVYKDLGAKLERVLINFMLDIHTKERGYREVFPPILVNEDSMIGTGQLPKFGHELFKVDTNGFYLIPTAEVPLTNIHKDEILYLEDLPIYYTAYTPCFRREAGSYGKDTRGLIRQHQFNKVELVKFVEPKTSYDELESLLEDAEEILKRLNLHYRVVVLCAGDMGFASSKTYDVEVWVPSEKTYREISSCSNFEDFQARRARIRYKESSKAKPNFLHTLNGSGLAVGRTLVAILENYQQEDGSVIIPEALRDYMDGIEKIEKSA, translated from the coding sequence ATGCTTGATATCAAATTTATAAAAGAAAATATTGGATTGATTGAGGAAAAAAATAAAGAAAGGGGTTTGGACTGCGCGAATCTAAGGGATATCATCAAAAAGGATGAGATGAGGAGAAGCTATATCAAGGAGAGGGATGAACTGAATCATAAGAAGAGAATCACTTCTGAGAAAATTGGGAGATTAAGAAAAGACAAAGATACGGACAAAAAAGAGCTTGATAATTTGATGGAGACATCAAAAAATACCTCAGAGCGACTAAAAGAACTGGAAGATATCATAAGAAGGTATGATGAAGATATCAAAAAAGGCCTTCTTCTTATTCCAAATACGCCCCATGAAAGTGTACCTGTAGGAGCAGGTTCTGAAGATAATGTTGAGATGAAGAGATGGGGGAATCCTCCTTCTTTTAATTTCGAGCCAAAGTCTCATGTAGATATTGGAGAAAACCTTGAGATATTAGACTTTAAGAGTGGTTCAAAAATAGCGGGAACAAGATTTGTCGTTTATAAGGACCTTGGGGCCAAACTGGAAAGGGTACTCATTAACTTTATGTTAGATATTCATACCAAAGAACGTGGATATCGAGAGGTTTTTCCTCCTATTTTGGTAAATGAAGACAGCATGATTGGTACAGGTCAGCTTCCCAAGTTTGGTCACGAGCTTTTTAAGGTCGATACTAATGGGTTTTACCTTATACCGACTGCTGAGGTACCCCTTACAAACATTCATAAGGATGAAATTCTGTATTTAGAGGATCTTCCGATATATTACACAGCCTACACCCCCTGCTTTAGGCGAGAAGCAGGCTCTTATGGAAAGGATACCAGAGGGCTTATAAGACAGCATCAATTTAATAAAGTTGAGCTTGTAAAGTTTGTTGAACCAAAGACCTCTTATGATGAGTTAGAATCCCTTTTAGAAGATGCTGAAGAGATTTTAAAGAGATTAAATCTTCACTATAGGGTAGTGGTGCTCTGCGCTGGAGACATGGGCTTTGCTTCTTCAAAAACCTATGATGTGGAGGTATGGGTACCCAGTGAAAAGACCTATAGAGAAATCTCCTCGTGCTCCAATTTTGAGGATTTTCAGGCAAGAAGGGCAAGGATAAGATACAAAGAGTCTTCTAAAGCAAAACCAAATTTCCTTCATACCCTGAACGGTTCGGGTCTAGCTGTCGGTCGAACGTTGGTTGCTATTTTAGAGAATTATCAGCAAGAAGATGGTTCTGTTATCATTCCTGAGGCATTAAGGGACTATATGGATGGGATTGAGAAAATAGAAAAATCAGCATAG